A genome region from Bacteroidota bacterium includes the following:
- a CDS encoding Gfo/Idh/MocA family oxidoreductase produces the protein MGKNLSRREVIKRLGLTAGAIPLINNLSGFTPNTDDVNTLFSRVNENKQLKKAVTAITLGAGSRGNVYGNFAAAFPNELDIVGVAEPIPIRNERYSKKHNIPDKNRFVTWEHVFKQPKFADAIIISTPDNLHYGPCMQALKMGYDVLLEKPISPSEQECRDILNLANKTGRIVAVCHVLRYAPYFIKLRQMVQSGSIGELISIQHLEPIQHIHMSHSYVRGNWHNSNKTTPIILGKSCHDLDILRWIVDKPCERISAFGDLKWFKKENAPTGSTNRCTDGCAAEAECPYSAFKIYHRDRSYTYVFDFPEDKSTHSDFILEQLKTTDYGRCVYRMDNDQPDHYVTNIQFEGNITVSFSMEAFTSYHGRRTRIMGSKGDIVGDMNEFTHTDFLTNKVTKWNMDVEDVDNYKSSGHGGGDWALVSDWINAIDKQDPDLLTSTIDASVESHIMGFMAEKSRLTNTVREVKL, from the coding sequence ATGGGAAAAAATCTAAGCAGGCGTGAAGTTATTAAAAGATTAGGTCTTACAGCCGGGGCCATACCACTTATCAATAATTTATCAGGGTTCACACCCAATACTGATGATGTTAATACGCTGTTTTCAAGAGTTAACGAGAATAAGCAGCTAAAAAAAGCTGTAACAGCAATCACACTTGGTGCAGGGTCAAGAGGAAATGTTTATGGCAATTTTGCTGCAGCATTCCCAAATGAACTTGACATTGTAGGTGTTGCAGAACCCATTCCGATACGAAATGAACGATATTCCAAAAAACATAATATTCCTGATAAGAACAGATTTGTAACATGGGAACATGTTTTTAAACAACCCAAATTTGCCGATGCCATTATTATCAGCACCCCTGATAATTTACATTATGGTCCCTGCATGCAAGCCCTAAAAATGGGCTATGATGTCTTGTTGGAAAAGCCTATCTCACCATCCGAACAAGAATGCCGCGATATATTAAATTTGGCAAACAAAACGGGTAGAATTGTTGCTGTATGCCATGTGCTTCGTTATGCCCCGTATTTCATTAAACTGAGGCAGATGGTTCAATCTGGGAGTATCGGTGAGCTAATTAGCATCCAACATTTGGAGCCTATCCAGCATATTCATATGTCGCACTCCTATGTACGAGGAAATTGGCACAATTCTAATAAAACAACCCCAATAATTTTAGGTAAATCTTGTCATGATTTAGATATTTTACGTTGGATCGTTGATAAACCTTGTGAACGAATTTCTGCATTTGGTGATTTAAAATGGTTTAAAAAAGAAAACGCACCCACTGGCAGTACAAACCGATGTACTGACGGTTGTGCAGCGGAAGCTGAATGCCCATATTCTGCTTTCAAAATTTATCATCGGGATCGATCATATACCTATGTTTTTGATTTCCCCGAAGATAAATCAACACATTCCGATTTTATTCTCGAGCAGTTAAAAACCACTGATTATGGTCGCTGTGTATATAGAATGGACAATGACCAACCAGATCATTACGTTACCAATATCCAGTTTGAAGGAAATATAACCGTCAGTTTTTCGATGGAAGCTTTTACTTCCTATCATGGTCGTAGAACACGAATTATGGGATCAAAGGGAGATATTGTTGGAGATATGAATGAATTCACTCATACAGATTTCCTGACAAATAAAGTCACTAAATGGAACATGGATGTTGAAGATGTTGACAATTACAAATCAAGTGGTCATGGAGGTGGTGACTGGGCTCTGGTAAGTGACTGGATTAACGCCATTGATAAGCAAGACCCAGACTTGCTGACCTCAACCATTGATGCTTCAGTAGAAAGTCATATAATGGGATTTATGGCCGAAAAAAGCCGACTTACAAATACAGTTAGAGAAGTGAAGCTTTAA